A region of Kwoniella shandongensis chromosome 14, complete sequence DNA encodes the following proteins:
- a CDS encoding mitochondrial 37S ribosomal protein mS29, protein MRPIVRFAPTPLSRGLTTSAPALAPKKAASSPASKGRQGFNQKKKEPSSGGGGGSSNTSITLRYSMSGNPPDLSDLPRLQPDKYQSEHVGKPTTFAKGSFEKLKAFGLPRKLEKELSASGGPASVIREATVDLAKRLDGAKSGSSKAARYVLTGERGSGKSILLLQSVSYAVESGWIVLYVPKATEWTNSSTHYIYDPSTQIFAQWQSAQQLLSTLLATNKDKLDAIKLSSNVELAQGKNVEKGSSLSALVQLGAKDDRVAVKALDAVMGVLEKQTQYPVMLAIDEAQTLFTTSKYRAPDYTPIEPYHLSTPRLALDFIAGRRSFSRGTILTSLSLSDPTNLPSPSLISALSLPSTSPITPYTALDPYHLEHASSGLQKIDIPFGMTSKEAVGIFDLYAKKGWAPGGTDELFMENYTASAGNPREMVRGLGRTFLALTS, encoded by the exons ATGCGTCCTATCGTCCGATTCGCGCCTACTCCCCTCTCGAGAGGTCTGACCACTTCGGCCCCTGCTCTGGCACCCAAGAAGG CTGCCTCTAGTCCGGCTAGTAAAGGAAGACAGGGTTTCAACCAGAAAAAGAAGGAACCTTCgtcaggtggtggtggtggaagtagtAAC ACCTCGATCACACTTCGATATTCCATGTCGGGTAACCCTCCAGACTTGTCAGACCTCCCGAGACTGCAACCT GACAAATACCAATCGGAACATGTTGGTAAACCTACCACTTTCGCAAAAGGGTCGTTTGAGAAGCTCAAGGCGTTCGGTCTGCCAAggaagctggagaaggag CTCTCTGCGAGTGGTGGACCTGCGAGCGTGATTCGAGAAGCGACAGTAGACTTGGCAAAGCGATTAGATGGCGCCAAAAGCGGAAGTAGTAAAGCTGCGCGATACGTTCTTA ccggagaaagagggagtgGAAAGAGCATACTCTTGCTACAATCTGTGTCCTATGCTGTTGAGAGTGGATGGATAGTGCTTTACGTTcccaaag CTACCGAATGGACAAACTCCTCCACGCACTACATTTACGACCCCTCAACCCAAATATTCGCACAATGGCAATCTGCCCAacaactcctctccaccctcctcgcCACGAACAAGGACAAACTCGATGCTATCAAATTGTCCTCGAACGTGGAGCTCGCACAGGGAAAgaatgtggagaagggatcGAGTCTGAGTGCTTTGGTGCAGTTGGGTGCAAAAGACGATAGGGTTGCCGTGAAGGCTTTGGATGCTGTGATGGGTGTTTTGGAGAAGCAGACGCA ATATCCCGTCATGTTGGCTATCGATGAGGCTCAGACTTTGTTTACCACTTCGAAATACCGAGCACCAGACTATACACCCATCGAGCCGTATCACTTGTCTACTCCTAGATTAGCACTTGACTTCATCGCAGGACGTCGGTCATTC TCTCGTGGAACAATCCTCACCTCACTGTCACTCTCCGACCCGACCAACCTCCCCTCTCCATCACTGATCTCCgccctttcccttccttccacaTCACCCATAACGCCATACACCGCTCTCGACCCTTATCATCTTGAACACGCCTCTTCCGGCTTACAGAAAATCGATATCCCATTCGGTATGACCTCCAAGGAGGCCGTTGGGATCTTTGACCTTTAcgcgaagaaggggtgggcACCAGGGGGGACGGATGAGTTGTTCATGGAGAACTACACAGCGAGCGCGGGGAACCcgagggagatggtgagaggtTTGGGGAGGACTTTCTTGGCTTTGACATCATAG